In Electrophorus electricus isolate fEleEle1 chromosome 1, fEleEle1.pri, whole genome shotgun sequence, a single window of DNA contains:
- the tmem98 gene encoding transmembrane protein 98, producing the protein METVVMVAIGVLASIFLASLVALLVVCRHRYCRPPAMLRHLGSRPTVDLIGAMETQSEPSEMELDDVVITNPHIEAILDNEEWIEDASGLVSHCISILKICHTLTEKLVAMTMGSGAKVKAPTSLSDIITVAKRISPRVDDVVRSMYPPLDPILLDARATALLLSVSHLVLVTRNACHMSGSLDWIDQSLHAAEDHMVVLREAALASEPERGLPEREQAI; encoded by the exons ATGGAGACGGTGGTGATGGTGGCCATCGGGGTGCTGGCTTCCATCTTCCTGGCCTCGTTGGTAGCGCTGCTTGTGGTGTGTCGCCATCGCTACTGTCGTCCGCCTGCCATGCTGCGCCATCTCGGCTCCAG ACCCACGGTGGATCTGATAGGAGCTATGGAGACCCAGAGTGAGCCCTCAGAGATGGAGCTAGACGACGTGGTCATTACCAACCCGCACATAGAGGCCATCCTGGACAACGAGGAGTGGATCGAGGACGCCTC AGGGTTAGTCTCTCATTGTATCTCCATCCTGAAG ATTTGTCACACCCTGACAGAGAAACTTGTTGCCATGACGATGGGCTCTGGAGCAAAGGTGAAGGCTCCGACCAGCCTTAGTGACATCATCACAGTGGCCAAACGCATAAGCCCGAg GGTGGACGATGTGGTGCGGTCCATGTATCCCCCACTGGACCCCATCCTGCTTGATGCCCG GGCCACCGCCTTGCTGCTGTCGGTCAGCCACTTGGTGCTGGTGACCCGGAACGCCTGCCACATGTCTGGCAGCCTCGACTGGATTGACCAATCACTGCACGCAGCCGAGGATCACATGGTCGTGCTGAGGGAGGCAGCCCTGGCCTCTGAACCTGAGAGAGGGCTGCCCGAGAGAGAGCAGGctatctga